From a region of the Thermus caldilimi genome:
- a CDS encoding ABC transporter permease: protein MSRILALAEKEFLQIRRDHVLPRLIVLLPTLMLLLFGYAINFTLSRIPLAVYDASEDRISQALLAELTKEDRFHLVHRAASPEAVVQAVDRGRARVGLVVPPGALDKVRRGESVSLEVYVDGSDPNFAFQAQAALRRAIQEVNARILVGRAMAGEAVLPPLSPNLHTLYNPENRTAWFMIPGIIGLVLTMFTVLLTALSIVREVESRMMESLLASPLRPHEMVLGKVLPYLFIAFGVALLVLGLGHFVFGVPVRGSLALLLLAMFLFVLGSLAAGVLISTLARTQVQAVFGTYAYAFPTIFLSGFVFPIDGMPRFFQLLSYLVPARYLIEVLRGVMLKGVGFAVLWPHLAALLLFSALVLLLASVRFQRQVVA, encoded by the coding sequence ATGAGCCGCATCCTGGCCCTGGCGGAGAAGGAGTTCTTGCAGATCCGGAGGGACCATGTCCTGCCACGGCTCATCGTCTTGCTGCCCACCCTGATGCTCCTCCTCTTCGGCTACGCCATCAACTTCACCCTTAGCCGCATCCCCCTGGCGGTTTACGATGCTTCAGAGGACCGCATCAGCCAGGCGCTTTTGGCGGAGCTCACCAAGGAGGACCGTTTCCATCTGGTCCACCGGGCGGCAAGCCCCGAGGCGGTGGTGCAGGCGGTGGACCGGGGCCGGGCCCGGGTGGGGCTGGTGGTGCCTCCTGGGGCCCTGGACAAGGTGCGGCGGGGGGAGAGCGTGAGCCTGGAGGTCTACGTGGATGGCTCCGACCCCAACTTTGCCTTCCAGGCTCAGGCGGCCTTGCGGAGGGCCATCCAGGAGGTGAACGCCCGCATCCTGGTGGGCCGGGCCATGGCGGGGGAGGCGGTTTTGCCCCCCTTGAGCCCCAACCTGCACACCCTCTACAACCCCGAGAACAGGACGGCCTGGTTCATGATCCCCGGCATCATCGGCCTGGTGCTCACCATGTTCACCGTCCTCCTCACCGCTTTGTCCATCGTGAGGGAGGTGGAAAGCCGCATGATGGAAAGCCTCTTGGCCTCCCCTTTGCGCCCCCATGAGATGGTGCTGGGCAAGGTGTTGCCCTACCTGTTCATCGCCTTCGGGGTGGCCCTACTGGTGCTGGGCCTGGGGCATTTCGTGTTTGGGGTCCCGGTGCGGGGAAGCCTGGCCCTCCTCCTCTTGGCCATGTTCCTCTTCGTGCTGGGATCCTTGGCCGCGGGGGTTCTCATCTCCACCCTGGCCCGGACCCAGGTGCAGGCGGTCTTCGGCACCTATGCCTACGCCTTTCCCACCATCTTCCTTTCCGGCTTCGTTTTCCCCATCGACGGCATGCCCCGCTTCTTCCAGCTCCTTTCCTATCTGGTGCCCGCCCGGTATCTCATAGAGGTCCTCCGTGGGGTAATGCTCAAGGGGGTGGGGTTTGCGGTGCTTTGGCCCCACCTGGCAGCCCTTCTCCTCTTTTCCGCCTTGGTCCTCCTCCTGGCCTCCGTGCGTTTCCAAAGGCAGGTGGTGGCATGA
- a CDS encoding ABC transporter ATP-binding protein, translating into MVQAEEITRSFGNVRALDRVSLEVRPGEVFGLLGPNGAGKTTLVRILTGVLQPDGGRAWVAGLEVGREPHRVKARIGYATQEQSIYRDLTVEENLLFRARLYRPKEARPLAQEVLERFGLLPYAKALAGHLSGGWRQRLALAQAVVHRPEVLFLDEPTTGLDPLSRRSMWELIHQEAERGAAVLVTTHSMDEAERCHRLALLFGGRVLAAGTPQKLKALAKARARFLYAPGLSLREARGMPGVLEAWQSGAGVRLIARKEAPLAGLEEVEPSLEDVFTLLTKEAP; encoded by the coding sequence ATGGTGCAGGCTGAGGAGATCACGCGAAGCTTTGGTAACGTGAGGGCCTTGGACCGGGTGAGCCTCGAGGTGCGCCCTGGAGAGGTCTTCGGCCTCCTGGGGCCCAACGGGGCGGGGAAGACCACCCTGGTGCGGATCCTCACCGGGGTTCTCCAGCCCGATGGGGGAAGGGCCTGGGTGGCGGGGCTTGAGGTGGGAAGGGAACCCCACCGGGTGAAGGCCAGGATCGGCTACGCCACCCAGGAGCAAAGCATTTACCGCGACCTCACGGTGGAGGAGAACCTCCTCTTCCGCGCCCGCCTGTACCGGCCCAAGGAGGCCCGCCCCCTGGCCCAGGAGGTCCTGGAGCGCTTTGGCCTTTTGCCCTATGCCAAGGCCCTGGCCGGGCATCTTTCCGGGGGGTGGCGGCAGCGCCTGGCCCTGGCCCAGGCGGTGGTGCACCGCCCCGAGGTGCTTTTCCTGGATGAGCCCACCACCGGCTTGGACCCCCTTTCCCGGAGGAGCATGTGGGAGCTCATTCATCAGGAGGCGGAGAGGGGGGCGGCGGTCTTGGTCACCACCCACTCCATGGACGAGGCGGAGCGTTGCCACCGCCTGGCCCTGCTCTTCGGCGGCCGGGTGCTGGCCGCGGGCACGCCCCAAAAGCTGAAGGCCCTAGCCAAGGCGAGGGCCCGCTTTCTCTATGCTCCGGGGCTTTCCCTTAGGGAGGCCCGGGGGATGCCTGGGGTCCTCGAGGCTTGGCAGAGCGGAGCCGGGGTGCGGCTCATCGCCCGCAAGGAGGCTCCCTTAGCAGGATTGGAGGAGGTGGAGCCCAGCCTCGAGGACGTCTTCACCCTTCTTACCAAGGAGGCCCCATGA
- a CDS encoding TetR/AcrR family transcriptional regulator, producing the protein MHLLAGPEDQGLDKDPDRGLLWAALELLAERGYRGATTKEIARRAGVNEVTLFRRFGSKEALLRAALSRFIPAGFLERLPAEEAPLEEGLRQLLEAYLDLLKAHQALLPKLLAELLRHPGLRGARPPEGILGVLERVVGFFRTQQRRGFLRTDEPPEEMALAFVGPLLARFLLGEALGVHLPLDQEAYLRGYLEGRYGAG; encoded by the coding sequence ATGCACTTACTTGCCGGGCCGGAGGATCAGGGCTTGGACAAGGATCCCGATCGCGGGTTGCTTTGGGCGGCCCTGGAGCTTTTGGCTGAGCGGGGGTACCGGGGGGCCACCACCAAGGAGATCGCCCGGCGGGCCGGGGTGAATGAGGTAACCCTCTTCCGGCGTTTCGGTAGCAAGGAGGCCCTTTTGCGGGCAGCCCTTTCCCGCTTTATCCCGGCGGGGTTTCTGGAACGCCTCCCCGCAGAGGAGGCTCCTTTGGAGGAGGGCTTAAGGCAGCTTTTAGAGGCCTACCTGGACCTCCTAAAGGCCCACCAGGCCCTTTTGCCCAAGCTGCTTGCCGAGCTTCTACGCCACCCGGGGCTAAGGGGCGCACGGCCTCCGGAGGGCATCCTGGGTGTCTTGGAAAGGGTGGTGGGCTTTTTCCGAACCCAGCAGCGCCGGGGCTTCCTCCGGACCGATGAGCCTCCCGAGGAGATGGCCCTGGCCTTTGTGGGGCCTTTGCTGGCCCGGTTCCTTCTGGGGGAGGCTTTGGGGGTGCACCTCCCCCTGGACCAGGAGGCCTACCTGCGGGGGTACCTGGAGGGTAGATATGGTGCAGGCTGA